The genomic stretch TGCCGGCGAACACGGTCAGTACCATGCGGCCAGCGGGCGAGGTGGTGTCGGCCCAGGGCTCGGCGATTGAGCGCAATCCAGCTCCGGCATTCTGGAGCCGCTCGGCGATGTCGAGGAGGTCGCGGGTCGAGCGCGCCAGACGGTCGAGGCGGGTCACCACGACCACATCACCATCCCGGAGCTGCTCCAGCATGCGGGCGAGCTCCGGCCGGTCGCGCTTGGCCCCCGACGCCTTCTCCTCGAAGGTGCGCTTGCACCCTGCATCCTTCAACGCCGCGCGCTGGAGCGTGAGGTCCTGGTCATCGGTCGAGACGCGGGCGTAGCCGGTCAGCATGTGTCCACCCCGGTCGAGGGCCGGAGAGGCCGGCGCATGTCGCAAAACTTATCGCAGAACGAAAACATTCTGCGACAAACTTTTGCGACATGTTCTCTCCTCGACGTGGACCCGGCTCGGGGTAGTGTCGCAGAACTTAGGAGATGTGCGACAGAGACGGGAGGTACGTTCAGTCCCGAACCACCAGAGCCGGCCGGGGTCGACCCATGTAGGTATATGACGCCGATCAAGGCCTGCTCTGACCAGATCCCCTCACAGCCGATTGGTCGTGTCGGCCCGCAGGAGGGCATTCGACGCAGTGCATGTCCGCCTCGCTGGACGCCTTCTCCGGATCGCCGATCGTAATCACGCCCTATGGATTGGATGAGCCATGAAGCTCGACCGATTCGACGCGCGCGTCGGGCAGGGCCGCGCCGTCTCAGCGCAGATGCGGTGGGGTATAGGCCTGCTGGATCACGCGGAGGCCCTCCATCCGCTCTTGGGAGTAGCTGCCGGCGTCGAGCCCGGAGAACACCTGCTTGGCCCCTTCCCAGTCTCCCTTGTTGTACATGGCCCAGCCCCGGACGACAGTCAGCCCGCGCGGCTCGGCGCGTTTCTGCCGGCGCTGCTCGAGCAGCGCGACGGCCTGGTCGTACTGGCCCGCGTTGTAGACCTTGACGATGTCGTCGGCGCTGCGGTCCCATCCGTCGCCCTTCGGCGCTGCCCGGCGGGCACTCGCCCTCGCGACCGCAACGCGCTTGCCGGATCCGCGGTGCGCCTGCACGGCGACGCGCGCAGCCGGGTGCGAGGCCTGTCGTGGTCGCATCAGGCTTTCGAGCTCCGCGATGCTGGGGTAGGTCTCGCGGTATTGTTCGATGCGCGCGGCGTAGTCGCGGTCGTGGCGCAAGCGGTGGGCCGACACGACGAGCCCGATCGCGGCCGACTCGTTCGCCTGCCAGTCCGCGGACTTGCGGAACCAGCCCTCGGCCTTGGCGACGTCGCCGCTCTTGTAGCTATACCAGCCGAGCGCCTGGGCGCCATCGGACGATTTCAGGGTGTCCGTGGCCGCCATAGCGGCGCTCACCTCGTCGCGGGTGAGGGGCGTGGCCTTCGGGTCCGACATGGCGAGCGCCGCGACCTCCACCATCAGCTTACGATTGAGTGGATCGAGATCCGCATACTGGAAGGCCAGCCTGGTCGCCTCGGGGATCTGGCCCGCGTCGCGCAGCGCGAGCACGAGCCCCTCGGCGGCCTTGGCGTCAGGGCCGGTCGCCAGCGCGGCGCGGAACCACCGGATCGCGCCGTCGTAATCCTTGCGCGACCGGGCGTACCAGCCGAGCAGCGCGGCATCCGCCCGGCCGCCGGGGCTCGCCGCGCTGGCCGTCACGGCCGCGATCTCGTCCGGGGTCGGCTGAGTCGGCACGGTGCCGGCGGTCGCCGCGCCGATCGTCTTGCGCATGAGGTCGAGCCGCA from Lichenibacterium dinghuense encodes the following:
- a CDS encoding recombinase family protein, which produces MLTGYARVSTDDQDLTLQRAALKDAGCKRTFEEKASGAKRDRPELARMLEQLRDGDVVVVTRLDRLARSTRDLLDIAERLQNAGAGLRSIAEPWADTTSPAGRMVLTVFAGIAEFERSLIGERTSSGRKAAQDRGVRFGRPAALTPEQVSLGRRLIDEGKSAREVARVILKCHPATLYRELARVPVSATPS
- a CDS encoding tetratricopeptide repeat protein; amino-acid sequence: MPVKTTLLLTCAAVALTVVVRTEAGYASVGNDAAPAPIFEDARPAEPKPLRAAVPTRVAPTSAPAVAPFVLDAPKPAAPTEATAPRKDAIDLDALRYFAAQNDLGRVSAEIRLIRSKHPDWEPPQDLFSEVGSGIDEQPLWDLLARRDFAALRAKMDDIRRDKPEWQPTSDLANKIALGEARATVIAASDGHRWTDVIATASTNPSLLTCDDVDALWRTAEALVRTGDEARAVAAYRYVLTTCAAADVRLATVQKASLLLTAPGGLDGLIALGRRSADGRGEFDQVRLDLMRKTIGAATAGTVPTQPTPDEIAAVTASAASPGGRADAALLGWYARSRKDYDGAIRWFRAALATGPDAKAAEGLVLALRDAGQIPEATRLAFQYADLDPLNRKLMVEVAALAMSDPKATPLTRDEVSAAMAATDTLKSSDGAQALGWYSYKSGDVAKAEGWFRKSADWQANESAAIGLVVSAHRLRHDRDYAARIEQYRETYPSIAELESLMRPRQASHPAARVAVQAHRGSGKRVAVARASARRAAPKGDGWDRSADDIVKVYNAGQYDQAVALLEQRRQKRAEPRGLTVVRGWAMYNKGDWEGAKQVFSGLDAGSYSQERMEGLRVIQQAYTPPHLR